Genomic segment of Malus domestica chromosome 15, GDT2T_hap1:
AGATCCATACGAAAGTCTAAATCAACATTGTCAAGAACCATAATGGTCCCGGTGTATCTGTATGGATCAAGACAAATGGAGAACAAACCTGACCATTCGAACCATATGCGGTGTATAATAAATTTCCCTTCTCTTCGTTCCCTCCGCATTTGCGAATTGCAGCAGCGAGAAAAGTTTGCTTAGTAGCACTTTGTGCTGCATAGAACGAGCGAAACTGAATTATAGACATACTACCAGTTTATCAAACAACACCTATACGTCACTCAATGCCGATTGCCATTCATATGATTCGTTCAAATATTGTAATTTTAAGATGCACAACCTGCTAACTGGATCAGATCAGCATAGGAAATGGGTCCACCCTTCGAATTAGAATCGATTTCCTTCTTTGCTTCTTCTATTAAATTCAAAGCAGCAGCAAGCCCCTTATTTTCAGGTCTGCTTATCTCTGAGCTTCATGCAAGAAAAATTGGAGAAGGAAGTGAAAGTAGCTTTTGTACAAGGACTTATAACCAAATTGCAGAGAGAGGATAAAAAGCAAGAAACTGAAACTGCAACACAAGTGTGCGAAGTTCACGCTGATTCCTTTTCTATTAATTCCTAATACTCGAATGATATCAGAACTCGCGATTCATTGCACCCGGTAGGCAGAGAAACTAGTAAAATGAAAGACCATAAAATCAAACATCCAAAACTTTCATTAAGTTGTTTTTGAAAAAGCATATGTTTCTGATTCTTTTCTGATATAGATTACAGGAGGACTAAGGGCTTAAGGCTATACATTTTCCTCTGCTTAAGAAACAAAAACCATATTAAAGAAAATCGTATGCGTAATATTTACCTGAATCTGATCGATCCATTCGGGCCCCCCGATTTTGAAGCCTAAAATATTGATCACAAATTTGTAAGCATTTTACTTCCCTCCCTCAGTAATTACTCAACCAAACCAAGAAAATATGATGGCAATCTACAGTATTTCACAGGGTAAAGCTTTTCGCCTGACCTTATCATAAGTGACGGCATCATTCAGTGCCAAAGTTTGTAAGGATGGGATAAGTTCCCGATTTTCCTGAAACGAAGAGGCGAATGAAAATGTTATTGGCTCATGAAGTTGAAAATGTGATGAATTACGTAAACAAAGATATACCTTTATAGCTTTAAAGAGGGTGTCCTTGATACTTGCTGTTTGCAAGTGAATAAGAATCAAGATCAGCAGATTGTGGATGAATCTAGTCTAGCCTCGAAATGAAGAATCCGAACAAAAacttacaaagaaattcagaacgcTGTCTGCGCTGTATCAGATCAGCAGCCTCGGCTACTTGAACAAATGTTCCTGAGCTTCTTAGCATTTCCTAAAACGACATTACAACCGGCAGAAACTCATCATCAATTCACTCTAATTTAAGTTTCTTCAGTAAAACTAGTATCCGTTGCAAAATTAACTCTATTTAACTCTTCAGTTCAATTCAACAACGTTGACACGACACATTGTTTCTTCTCGATGTATAAAACACAATGCGCTTGTGGTTAACTCTTTAGAAACACCGCCAAATGTGATTACTTGATTAAAAcgttgaaagaagaagaagaaaattagaAACAAGGGTAACGATAATctaaccaaaccaaaccaaacttaaaataaaagtCATGTTTCTCTCGTTACTAGTCCTAGGCATTTGCCGCACTTGagaaaaagaatccaaaaaaGCTGCGCAGGCCGAGAGGCTAGTAATAATAACAGTGATGAGGAGAAAGCTCTTACGACGCCAATGGTGGCGCCAACGCATTTGAGAATGTCCCTCCTGTGAAATCTGTTCTCAGTAGCAGCATCAGCTTCAATTTTGTTACAGTGTATTTTAACCTGAAATTCCATTTCAGACAACTTTATTACATAAGGCTAAAATCACTACCTATATCGGGAGAACCTTACTTGCAACCGAAACACAAGGGCGTTTTAACTTGCGTGTATAAAACCGCGTAGTTATTAGTTTGGAACACCGCGACCTTGGCTTCTCAATGCACGTAAGTTATTCCGCAAAATCAAAAGGCAAAAGGAAACTTACAGAAAGAATGGGATATTTCGGGGCGTTGAGAGTGGCAGGAGGAAGTGGAAGAAATGAAGGGACAGTTGAGAGGAAGGACACCGCCATTGCCGCCGTGCTGATTACTGTCTGTCCTGGGAAACTGAGAATCACTGTCTGTCTTAAGTTTTGCTCAAGTGTGGGAGAAAGTGCCGACTGGGGAGGGAGAGGATATATCAGCGTGGGCCCCTGTACTGTGTTTACAGTCTTACGTGTGGTTTATGATACTGTGTTATCCTATCTTTAAGTCCGACGCAGATTCTGGGGGATCAATACCGATGGTAAAAACCCGTGGTCTAAAGTAAAGACTAAACAATTCCAAACGAGAAAGCTTTTTGTGACCCTGTAACACCGTCACGTGGTTATAATAAGTAGATTGGCAATACCGCACAGAGAAGCTTCTTTGAATTATGCTACTACAAGGTACATATGGTAATTTCTATGAATAATTTATGGTCTCGTAATTCGACCATTTATGGCCTCGGCTCGGCAAAAATACTTTTCTTTCATGGATGTATGCACTTAGCTCTTAGCTCTTTCTTTCTCGCCACGTGACTTTGGAAATGCAGACAATAACAGAGATAGaacctaattttttttcacttttatgGCATCAAATGACTATGAATACACGAAGGGTGCTTGTTACTTCGGAAACAAACAAACGATGTATTTTCGTATCCCCGACGAATCATTCTATATCTAATTCTGGAAACTTTGGAAAGCACGTAAATAGGCCTTGATCGTAAAAGGAACGTCCTCTTTGCAGCGATCCATTCCCTGACCTGCATACCTCTTGCATTTTGCTCTTCATCAACACTATAACATATCACCACCAGCCATCTAAACTCAGGATATACATGCGCTTCGCTGTCCCTAAGCGCACAACGGAAACACAAACTTGTTAAGTTACAATAAATTGCTTGCAACGAATGGCTGTGTCACCACCCTGCCGGTGCAGGAACCTTTTCGTTATAAGACCCATTTTGTCATTTTGAAATATATGAGATGATTAGCGACTTCTTTGCACTGGGAATTCTTTTCTACACAAACAATCTAGTAAGGGGTTCTCGTAAAATGGTTCTTCTGAACGAAACTTATCCTTCCCCCTAAGTCCTGCAAGGGGACCTCTTCTCTTCCGTGGGGAGCCTTGCCTGCGTAAACCACCACCACCTACAGTTAAGAAATTACCCATCATGCAGTacatttgagaaaaaaatttaCTTGTGAATATGTTATAATTCACAATAACCAGAAATGATATTGGTTGGGAAAGTGATTATCACAGAACTTCAAAGCTTTAGGTGAGAAATCACTTACCgtttcctttgcatttgaacAACTCTATTTGATAAGGTTTTGCCTTCCTCAAGACTTCCCTGCTCAAATTGGTCAAACAGCGAAACAAGGGCTTTTCTGATACACACACAGAAACATAGAAACCAATTCAGTTTGCGGCATATATGGTCAGAGCATGGTGTTTGGAGTGGTTCAAAACATATCATTCAAAAAAGAAATCGCCTTGCCTATCAGGAGATATTGTTTTCCTGTGTCCAAGAAAGCGACGGTGACCTTCAACTGCAGCCGCCATGTGTCCGAGGTATGTAGGTATAAATACATCACTTTCAACTGAAACAATGTAGTCAAGCGCAGCCATTTGAGACGCATGATTGGTAAAAGGTTCAAGCTCCTCAATTGATGCCAATGCTTCCTGAAAGTGAACCCCAGTAATGGATAAACGAGCATTACAATCCATGTGTTTGGATTTCAGACATCCCCGTCCATCCCCAGATATATTCGAAACAAAAATTTTGCAAGTACCCCAAAACCACCCTCTTAAGATAAATTGAACAGAAAGATAGATTTTGATTTGGACTTCCTTGCGATCTTTTTCTTAGTTACATTGGAGGAAATGGGCCCTTGACCTATTCTAGTCCTACACCCACCCACTTTCTGCATCTGTTAGCCAATCATACAGACccataacagtaaaaaaaaaaaaacaaactcaaatgCTTCTTAGTTATAGATGAATAACCAGCACAACACAAAGGAATGATCAATTACGATTGTATATAAACTCAGCAAGACCACACACCacaatttctttctttctttctttttttcagaAACATGGTTCCTGCCTTCGACAAACAAAAGAtaggtttgaattttgaaaggATAACGTTGAAACTTATAAATGACTTTTAGCTAAAATTTACATCCCCGTCTATTGGTGATTGACAAGTACCTTACTATCATCTGAGAGACTTGCTGGTCTGATGTCATTTTCTACATTTCTAAAAGAAATTTATCAGTTGTGCATGGTAATCCAATGactcttaatatatatattatctctGATAATCCGCCCTGCTTATATCAGCAGGTTTGCCACCATTGTTCACACCAATAAATCGTAATCTCGAAGTCCTCTCAAACTTCATGAATAAAATCCTAATTTGGCTATGTCATAAATCATAAGCTCTTGATTGTTTTAATGATGTACAGCCATAAAGGAATCTTTCTTCGTACCCAGatttaaaagaaacaaaacatatgGCCAGATGACAGTGAAATGCACAAGATAACATTCTGTCTGAGATTATAATTTTGAGTGATGTGAGCCCCCAAGAAGAGTAGTAGTCCCATTAGTTCAAAATAGTAATAATGCATCTGGCCAACATATTGGATCAAATAATGTGCAGAGCTCCCTTGCTACAGCAGTCGTGATACATTTCTATCTATACTCTATGTATATTTGAATGTCATATTATTCAATGTTAACTTCAAGGCCAACCATGGACATTCCAAAAGTTTCAACATATTCCATTCAGAGCTCAGTTATTTAACTAAATGGAAAAGATCAATTATAAACATCAATTATACCTTGCTCTTCAGTATTGGAAAACGGGATAGTAGATCAGCCATATGAGAATCGTCATACATCTTTCCAGCAGCAATGTAGATAGGTGTGTTTGGTGGGTACCCAAGAGTACTGAGAAAAATTCCAGTCTCCCTGGGAGTTAAGGGAAATACCCTCTGGATCTCTGTTCTATGGGATTAATTTCCTTATTTCTCCAGGTTTTTGTGTTCTCCCTACATGTTCCAAATAAAACAGGCATCACAAATGCTCAAGGATTAACCAATGTGACAGAATTTATTGCAATATAAGTATTTCATACCGAATGATCCTTAGTTCATCAGCTTCAGATGGAGTTAAATCCTGCGTGCATCCACTAAAGGCAAGCATGTCCTTCTCAAATCGTAAATGAAGGGCAATATAGGGGCCAAATGACCTCATCCGATCAACTAACAACTTCAACATTAACGAaacaaataattgtttttttaataGATGGAATAGGACGAAAAAGTCACAATAGGCATTCCAGAAATCAAAACAAGCATTTAGATCTAAGTATTTACTTTTCCCATGGCTTCAATTTCAGGTGTAAAATGCGGAGCTTCATAAAAAGCACAACAGTGAAGTTTCTGTATATCTAGAGGTAGGTTGTTGTTTACTAAGCGAGCATCAGCTTTGGAAGCTCGAATAACCTTCGAAAAAGGATAAATTGTTTAACAATATGATTTTATGAGTTcaaaaaagaatatataaaataccttgcataaacCAGAGTGTTCCAGAAAGCACACCTCGTATAATTCCTAGAGACTAGCAATCTCATCTTGGTAATAATACATACCGCCCCAGCTTCTGAAAAGCTTAAGTGCTCTGGGACCAGAAGCAAGTTCCTTAGGAAGCTTTCTTACAATTTTAACGTCATTAGCTAGAGCATTGATAAAATGATCTTCATCAAATACATTTGAGAAGTTGCTGCGCAACATACACATGAAAGAATTCTTGCATCAATGATGTAATAGCTAAGAATAAAACAGAATTCTCATAGTGTAAAACAAGTGACTGTTACCTAGAGTCTTTCCAAAATGACCGTTGATCAAGTTCTGGAATTAAAAGAGTGGCATTTATGATACGGGCTACAGCTACCATGTCACATATCTGGAATTCATGGATGACACATTTCAGCACCATTCAAAACTCAGATGATGATATTCATAAAATTATCATGTACATAGAGCCAAGCAAAATATTCTACGGCTTTTGTGTCTACCATTGTGAAACAAACTAATCAGCCATCATATAATCAGGGTCAAACGGGTACTAAATAGATTTGTAGCGTGATGCCACGTAGCCTACCATGATGGTAAAAATTATGCAGTTCTACAGTTTTGATCACTTAAATCGTGCAGGTTTTTTAATATTACATAGGTACAGACCAAACCCTACAACATCCAGGCAGGCACAGCCAAGTCAAAATTGTGCACCCATGAACTCCATTTACTTTAGTAACTATATAAATTGCAGTAACCAATTAATATGTGCATATGCAACTAGATAAAATTAACGGGAGAGAACTCTCAAAGCTTAAATGCCGTATTTAGTAATGGAAAGAAAGAAGGATAAAGGCCTATCCCAAAACTTTATGCGGGAACAAATACAACTTGAGATCCCATATGTGACAGATTAGAATCAGATTATTGTTTCACAATAGTAATACGTGAGGGATTagaatctatatatatataaactctcTTTTTAATTACATTGGAGGGAAACAAACCCTGGATCTATCCATAATCCTAACCCATTAACCCACCTTCTCTCACGGTCTCACCGCTTGGGCTAACCTCAAGGGCTTAACATAAACGAACTTTTGCTAAACACAtttcaaaatcaaattttggACAGGATCAAAATTCAACACAAGACATTTGAGAAAGAGTGTTTACTTACCCCTGCACGCATCTGATTGAGACCACCATTTGTGCGCACTTGAAAGTAGCCCCGTGACTCCGCAGGAGCTGAATAAACAACAGTACAATGGAAATTAGGAACACCAACGGTATGTCATTATGTTATCACCACACAATAAAACACTACCAGCAACTTACGTGTATAGTTGGGACTTGGCTCTATACATTGCATAAAATCGGGACTCGGTGGAAtcttccatagcttgtcatccAATATCCAACTGGTATCATCCAACTGTCAAGTCTAAAGGAGTGAAAACATGAAAGATGCATAACTTTGTCACATCAACAAATGTATCTACAAGATTCAGACCTGTTGTGTTTCTTTTCTCATTTTCGTCCAAAGATATTGTGTTTTGTAGCATCTTATTCCGTTGAATCATAATAACGCCAACCATGAAGTTGATGCattcaaattcttcttctttAGTTTTCCTTGGTTGTCACAATATCAACATTCAAATGGAGTACATAAAGAAATCATCAATCATATACGTAATTGGTCATTTTATACTTTTTCGGAAACAAACACACTTGTAAAAGAACAAACCCAACAGTAATCAAATACTCACAGCTGCATACATagcaccaaaaaataaaaaataaaaataataataatctacagcatttttcataattaaaaaaCTCAACATTACTATCATCGAAAAGGCTAAaaccaaattgtaaaaaatacaaaagcttcaagaAAATAATCGAAAAATTGAAAGATTTTACATTTGCATTTTCTGAAAAGAACAAACGAGTGAGAAAAGAGAGATGGGTCGGATTAGGGGATTACCGTGGGGAGCTTGACGGGGTCGGAGAAGTTGGGGACTttggagaaagagaagagagccACTAGCGCAATTGAGCATACGGCGCACGTTAGCACCTTCCTCACTGTCGCCAATGTTCTCCAGCTCCTCCTCTGCATCTGAGTATCTGAAGCTCACTCATCCAGAGGCCCCACTGCAAATCCAGATGACGGGAATGCGAGTAAAGATTGCGGCTTTGGGTTGTTGGTTTTGGTGGGTTCGCGGGTTTTGGCGCTGAGCTGAATCGGTTGGCCTGATCTCGGGCGTTTGTGAATGGATTTATGCCGCTTTGCGTGTGCTTTGTGGGTTTTTGCCGCTTTGCACGGTATATGAGGTATTAAAcgtttaactttttattttgtttcggAGTTTTTGACGCtaaccttttattttcaatcGCTTTGAAGATTTTATTTTCACTCTTACATATTTATGTCTGAATTAGAACAGTGGTCCATGAATTTTGACCTGATTGGAGTTTTGATATTGAATTAAAAACTGAGTATTCATTTCACAACGTTTGCAATGATCATTTCGAATAACACAGTTAGAACTCTCATCCCTTATGCGACAGAAGTTCTAATGGTGTTATCCAAAAGAATCGTCGCTCCACAGTCTATATTGTGATAAGCCTAAAGATCAATACTCACATATAATATTTAGTTTAAGGATCGAAAGTCCAGGGACAAATACTTTAATGTTCTCTTATTTCTTTAACATTTCTcctaataaacttaaaaacaaaatagttatcACATGTTTCAAACATAATATTAAGATGTAATAAACTTGAGATACCACCATTCTACCGCCTCGGCATCCCCATTGTATGTCAGTGCATCTTGTGATGGCTTCCACTACTAAGCTAAATAGAGGAAATGTAAATGTAACATAGAGAACAAACAAAATCCATAACTTATATTGCATCGATTATGACTATGAGTACATGGAAGAGTGCCTCTAACTTTTGGAAACAAACAATTTAACTATTTTCGTATCCCCAATGAATCATTTTTCTCTAATTCCAGAAAATGTAGAAACCAGGCCAACTTcgcaaagctcacaacaaatatTGCCTTGGTCATAAATGGAAGGCCACGTCCCCGGCATCTCGTTCCCTCACCTGCATACCCTACTCTAGCAGTTTGCTCTTCATCAACACTATGATATACCGCCCCCATACCCACCAGCTACCTAAACTCAGGATATACACACACTCTGCGTCCCTGTGCGTACAAGTGAAACACCAGTTTGTAAACTTCCAATAAACTGCAAAGAATGATCGTCTCACCAGCCTTCCAGCACAGGAATCTTTTCTCAAGATTAACCATTTCACTATCTGAGACGATTAGAGAGTTGCTCGTATCGGGAATTCCTTCTTACACAAGCAATCTGGTAAAGG
This window contains:
- the LOC103436352 gene encoding thylakoid lumenal 29 kDa protein, chloroplastic — translated: MAVSFLSTVPSFLPLPPATLNAPKYPILSVKIHCNKIEADAATENRFHRRDILKCVGATIGVEMLRSSGTFVQVAEAADLIQRRQRSEFLSSIKDTLFKAIKENRELIPSLQTLALNDAVTYDKASKSGGPNGSIRFSSEISRPENKGLAAALNLIEEAKKEIDSNSKGGPISYADLIQLAAQSATKQTFLAAAIRKCGGNEEKGNLLYTAYGSNGQWGLFERNFGRTDTEEPDPEGRVPQWDKASVQESKAKFSALGFGPRQLAVMSAFLGPDQIATETLLAADPEVFPWVQKYQRSRETVSETDYEVDMITTFTKLSTLGQQINYEAYTYPVQKVDFSKLKL